Genomic window (Tardiphaga sp. vice304):
GTGGAACTGGTAGGCCGGCAGCAGCATCAAGAGCAGCAGCACGCCGGCGCGGCCATCGCCGCGGACGAACCGCCGCACGATCAGGTCGACCGCCCACAGCGCCACCGCCGCATTGGTCATCGACAGCAGTTGAAACGACCAGTCGTTGAGCGGAAACACCAGCGTCCAGCCCCAGGCGGCCCACCCCATCAAAGGCGGATGCTTGGCATTGCCCCAGGCGAATTCGCGGCCGATCGTCCAGGTTTCCAGCGCGTCGGCATGCAGATCGCCGCTCAGATAGGCGATGGTCAGAAACACCAGCCAGGCCGCGGCAAACGCCACGATCAGCAAGGGAATAGCCCAGCCCTGCTCGATCCCGTCGAGCCATTTCAAAAAGGGCCTGCGCCATCGCGCTGGAGCGACAGCCGAACGCGCGGCCATCGCGGCAAAATAGTCCAACAGCACTGAAATGTCCGGAAACACGGAAGGTGTACGGCTTGCTAGCTGCGAAAGGTACCGTCGGCAAGCGTCCATATGTTTATTTTGATTGATTCTGCGTCTCATGTGCGCGCTTGAGGCGAACGGGTGTCGCCGGTTCCCTCGGGCTCCTGGCCCGGCACGTGCCGCGTCGCCAGTCCTGCCCGGCGTGCGAGCGGGGCTGGCGCGCCAATTGGCCGCCATACCGTCTCGCCGCAGGTGTGAATCCGCGCTTTCCGGCTTTGACCTTGGCCGCCCCGCGGACTATGTAGTGACCTCATGACCCCCTCTGAAACATCCTCAGCCTGGCCGGACCACAAACCGACCGCGCTCCTCGTGCTTGCGGACGGCACCGTGCTGGAGGGCTTCGGCCTCGGCGCGGAAGGCCAGGCCGTCGGCGAAGTCTGCTTCAACACGGCGATGACCGGCTATGAGGAGATCCTTACCGATCCCTCTTATGCCGGACAGCTTATCACCTTCACGTTCCCGCATATCGGCAATGTCGGCACCAACGATGAAGATTTCGAAACCATCAACATGGCGGCGACGCCCGGCGCGCGCGGCCTGATCCTGCGCTCGGCGATCACCGACCCGTCGAACTACCGCTCCTCGCGGCACCTCGACGCCTGGCTTAAGGCGCGCGGAATTGTCGGTATTTCAGGCATCGATACCCGCGCTTTGACCGCACTGATCCGCAGCAAGGGCATGCCGAACGCCGTGCTGGTGCACGCCCGCGACAGCCAGTTCGATCTGCCCGGCCTCAAGCAGGAAGCCCGCGAATGGCCCGGCCTCGAAGGCATGGACCTGGTTCCGATGGTGACCTCAAGCCAGCGCTTCACCTGGGACGAGACGCCGTGGGAATGGGAAAAAGGCTACGGCACCCAGACCGCACCGGAATTCCATGTCGTCGCCATCGATTACGGCATCAAGCGCAACATCCTGCGCCTGCTGGCCGGCGAAGGCTGCCGCATCACCGTGGTGCCCGCCACCACCTCGGCCGAAGACATCATGGCGTTGAAGCCGGACGGGGTGTTCCTGTCGAACGGCCCGGGCGACCCGGCCGAGACCGGCAAATATGCCGTGCCCGTGATCCGCGAAGTGATCGAATCCGGCCTGCCGACCTTCGGCATCTGCCTTGGCCACCAGATGCTCGGCCTGGCAGTCGGCGCCAAGACCAAGAAGATGCATCAGGGCCATCACGGCGCCAATCATCCGGTCAAGGACGAGACCACCGGCAAGGTCGAGATCACCTCGATGAACCATGGCTTCGCGGTGGATGAGGCGACGCTGCCCGCGGGCGCGACGCAGACCCACATCTCGCTGTTTGACGGTTCCAACTGCGGCATCCAGCTCGAAGGCAAGCCGGTGTTCTCGGTGCAGTATCACCCCGAAGCCTCCCCCGGCCCGCGCGATTCGCACTATCTGTTCAAGCGGTTTGCCCAGTTGATGCGCGAGAAGAAGGCGTCGTAGCGCCTTCGTCCCAAACCAAACTATTGTGACGTCATGGCCGGGCTCGTCCCGGCCATTCACGTTTGGTACTGGCTTATCCTGCGTTCGGCGACGATTGCTCGCTCGTTCGCCTCTGGAAGCCGACCTGATTTCATCACGATCAGAGCCCAAGTCATTTCAGCGAATCGTTCTACGATTCGTGCAGCGTGAGTATTGCCGCCCATTCCACACCCCGGAGACTGCATGAGCCCTAGAACCGAAAGACCCCAGCCCGAATATGTCGAGTGGCTGCTCGGCCAGTCGATGCTGCGTTGTGCGAGGGGACTGGCGCATCATTATTCCGGCCAGTCGCGGATGTGGATGCATCCCTATGCCGAGACGCGCCCGCGCGCCGCCTCCGCGCTGGCCTCGGTCTGGTTCACCGCCTATCCCGCTTCGATCGTCACGGCTGAGGGCACCTCGGTGCTGGCGACGCTCGGCAGCGATTCGTTCTGGCGAGCCCTGTCCACGCTGGGCGTCCAGGGCGTGCATATGGGGCCGATGAAGGTGTCCGGTGGCATCCGCGACCGCAAGCACACGCCGACCGTGGATGGCAATTTCGACCGCATCAGCTTCGACATCGATCCGATCTACGGCACGCAGGACGAGTTCATGACGATGTGCCGCGTCGCGGCCGCGCACAACTCGATCGTGATCGACGACGTAATCCCGTCGCACACCGGCAAGGGCGCGGATTTCCGCCTCGCCGAATTGGCCTATGAAGATTATCCCGGCCTGTATCACATGGTCGCGATCCGCGAGGAAGACTGGCCGCTGCTGCCCGACGTGCTGGAAGGCCGTCACGCGGTCAACCTCGATCCCAAGACGGTGGATGCGCTGCGCGACAAGAATTACATCGTCGGCCAGCTCAGCCGCGTGATTTTCTTCGAACCCGGCGTGAAGGAAACCGACTGGAGCGCCACCGACGTCGTGGTCGGCGTCGATGGCGTCGCCCGCCGCTGGGTCTATCTGCACTACTTCAAGGAAGGCCAGCCGGCGCTGAACTGGCTCGACCCGTCCTTCGCCGCGCAGCAGATGATCGTCGGCGACGCGCTGCATTCCCTCGACGTGCTCGGCGCGCGTGGGCTTCGGCTCGACGCCAACGGCTTTCTCGGCGTGGAAAAACGCGCCAACGGCCCGGCCTGGTCGGAAGGACATCCGCTGTCGATCGTCGGCAACCAGATCATCGCCGGCATGGTCCGCAAGGCCGGCGGCTTCAGCTTTCAGGAGCTCAACCTCACGGTCGACGACATCGCCGCGATGTCGCATGGCGGCGCCGACCTGTCCTATGATTTCATCACCCGGCCGGCCTATCACCACGCGCTGTTGACAGGCGACACCGAATTTTTGCGCTTGATGCTGCACACCATGCACGACGCAAAAATCGATCCGGCGTCGCTGATCCATGCGATGCAGAACCACGACGAACTGACGCTCGAACTGGTGCACTTCTGGACCCGCCACGCCAAGGACACCTACACATTCGGCGGCCAGACCTGGCCCGGCGAGGTGCTGCGCGAGCACATTCGCGACGTCATGTATGAAAAGCTCACCGGCGCCAACGCGCCGTACAATCAGCGTTTCGTCACCAACGGCGTGGCCTGCACCACGGCCAGCGTGATCGCGGCGGCGCTCGGTTTCCAGGACCTCGACGGACTGACGGATGATGACCGCGCGGCGATCCAGAAGGTGCATCTGCTGCTGGTGATGTACAATGCGTTCCAGCCCGGCGTATTCGCGATTTCCGGCTGGGATCTGGTCGGCGCGTTGCCGCTGCCGATGTCCGACGTCAGCGAACTGGTGGCCGATGGCGACACAAGATGGATCGAGCGCGGGGCCTATGATCTCGTCAGCCTCAATCCGGACGCGACGCTGTCCAGCGCCGGCCTGCCAAAGGCCCGAACGCTGTACGGCCCGGTCGACGAGCAGCTCAAGCACCCGGAATCATTCGCCAGCCACTTGCAACGGCTGCTGGCGGTGCGCCAGGCCTATGGCATTCACCGTGCCCACCAGTTGGCGCTGCCCAAGGTGCAGCATCCCGCCCTTCTGGTGATGGTGCACGATTTGCCGGGCGGCCGCGGCACCCAGCTCACGGTGCTCAATTTCGGCCCGACCCCGATCGACGAAACGTTCACCCTCGCCAATGTGGCGCCAGGGCCGGTGGTCGATATGGTCAAGGAGACGCTGGAAGGCGATCTGTCGGAGAACGGCGAACTGACCATTCACCTCGCCGGCTATGAAGGCCTGTCGTTGCGCATCGTCAGCGCCTTGCCGTCGATGCCGCCGGTGTAGGTCGCTGTCGGTAGCCCGGATGAAGTCACCCGCCATTTAAGGCGGGTGACGCAATCCGGGAAGTCGCTGCGTGAGACGATGAAGCTGGCCCCGGATTTCGCTTCGCTCCATCCGGGCTACGACCTCAGTCCTCGTTGCCGCCTTCCTGGCGGGAGGCTTCGAACAGGAACCAGGTCCGGCGTTCGGTCTCGTCGATGAAGTTTTCCAGCAAGCCAGCCGAGGCCGCGTCGTCGACATCGTCGACGATCTTGTGCGCCTTGCGCATCGCTGCGGCCATCGCCTTGTTATCGTTCATCAACTCGCGCAGCATCTCGCGTGGCGGGACGTAGGCTTCGTCGTTGTCCTTGATGGTCTGAAGCTTGGCGATGCCACCGATCGAACGGATCGTGGTGCCGCCGACCTTGCGGACGCGCTCGGCCAATTCATCGGTGGTCGCGAAAATCTGCGCGGCCTGCTCGTCGAGCATCAGGTGGTAGTCACGAAAGTGCCGGCCGCTGATGTGCCAATGGAAATTCTTGGTCTTCAGGTAAAGCGCGAAGGCATCGGCGAGCAACCCGTTCAGCGCCTTCGAAATCTTGTCGGTAGCTTCCTGGGGCAGATCCGAGGGGGTATCGAGATCGGCGGCAACTTTGGCATTCTTGGCTGGGGACACGGTGTACAACCTTCCTGTAGGGCGATATCGAACAGACGGGCTTCGACGAACATCAAGGCAGACCGTTGGTGGTGTCGAAATCGCTTCAATATTGAACGAGAGTTTTGCGGGTGAAGGCGATTCCAACGCACCTGAAAACGCTCCGATCCCTTAACGCTTCAATTTTATACCGGTTCCCGTGACGGAACAAAGATAGGCCAGGCCAAGCGATGGACGACTGGATCGATTATTACGACTCCGCCCATACGATCTACGCGAGCCGGCTGCACCGCGACGTGCATTTCGACATCATTGCACGCGAGATCGTGGGGTATGTCACCACACCCGATGCCGTGGTGCTGGATTTTGCCTGCGGCGAGGCCCTATCGGCCGCCAAGGTGGCGGCGGCGTGCGGCCGGCTGATCCTGGCCGAGCCGGCACCCGGCGTGCGCAGCCGGCTGATCGCCCGATTCGCTGACATGCCGAAGATCCGGGTGCACTCGCTCGACGAATTGCGGCAGTTGGAAGAGCAGTCGGTCGACCTCGCCGTCATGAATTCGGTCGCGCAATACATGACCCCCGCCGAGCTCGACGACGGCTTTGCCGTCATCAAACGGCTGCTCAAGCCCGGCGGAAGGCTGGTGGTCGGCGACATCCTGCAGCCGGATGCCGGCATGGGTCGCGATATCGCCGCCTTGTTGCAACTGGCCTGGAAGCACGGATTTCTGACGGATGCCGTCTGGGGGCTGGTTCGCACCGCCCTGTCGGATTACCGGCAGTTGCGAACCCGAATCGGTCTGCAGCATTACAGCGAAGCCGACATGCTGGCCAAGCTCGCCGCCGCCGGTTTTTCGGCCGTACGGGCGCCGAACAATATCGGCCACAACCGCTGGCGGATGACCTTCGTGGCGCACCCCGCTTCGTAAGCGGGCCCGAGCCGCCGGATTAAGTCTAACGACGGGTAACGCTGGCTGGCGCACCCAATAAGCGGTATCAATAAGCGTGGCCCGGTGGCGGAAGGTTACGCGGGAGCCCTGCAAGGCTCCTTATCCTGGTTCAAATCCAGGCTGGGCCTCCATCCTTCGCTGCTCCGCAGCTTCGGCTCGGCGAGCCGGCTCAGGCGGAGCCCTAAAGCGGTGCATTCCCGGTCGAAGGCGGCTTTAAAAGCCTTCCTTGCACGGCTATACTGGTCTAAAGACAGCCGCGCGCGAGGATCGACCCGCGCCCGGCTCAAGGGACGCGCGACGCGCGCCCTTTTTTTGTGCCCAGTTTCGACCAATCGCGAGATGCAATGCCCAAACGCACTGACATATCCACCATCCTGATCATCGGCGCCGGTCCCATCGTGATCGGCCAGGCGTGCGAATTCGACTATTCGGGCACCCAGGCGGTCAAGACGCTGAAGGAAGAGGGCTACCGGATCGTCCTCGTCAATTCGAATCCGGCCACCATCATGACCGACCCGGATCTGGCGGACGCGACCTATATCGAGCCGATTACCCCGGAAATCGTCGCCAAGATCATCGAAAAGGAGCGCGGCGACCGCTCCAAG
Coding sequences:
- a CDS encoding class I SAM-dependent methyltransferase; the protein is MDDWIDYYDSAHTIYASRLHRDVHFDIIAREIVGYVTTPDAVVLDFACGEALSAAKVAAACGRLILAEPAPGVRSRLIARFADMPKIRVHSLDELRQLEEQSVDLAVMNSVAQYMTPAELDDGFAVIKRLLKPGGRLVVGDILQPDAGMGRDIAALLQLAWKHGFLTDAVWGLVRTALSDYRQLRTRIGLQHYSEADMLAKLAAAGFSAVRAPNNIGHNRWRMTFVAHPAS
- the treS gene encoding maltose alpha-D-glucosyltransferase; this encodes MSPRTERPQPEYVEWLLGQSMLRCARGLAHHYSGQSRMWMHPYAETRPRAASALASVWFTAYPASIVTAEGTSVLATLGSDSFWRALSTLGVQGVHMGPMKVSGGIRDRKHTPTVDGNFDRISFDIDPIYGTQDEFMTMCRVAAAHNSIVIDDVIPSHTGKGADFRLAELAYEDYPGLYHMVAIREEDWPLLPDVLEGRHAVNLDPKTVDALRDKNYIVGQLSRVIFFEPGVKETDWSATDVVVGVDGVARRWVYLHYFKEGQPALNWLDPSFAAQQMIVGDALHSLDVLGARGLRLDANGFLGVEKRANGPAWSEGHPLSIVGNQIIAGMVRKAGGFSFQELNLTVDDIAAMSHGGADLSYDFITRPAYHHALLTGDTEFLRLMLHTMHDAKIDPASLIHAMQNHDELTLELVHFWTRHAKDTYTFGGQTWPGEVLREHIRDVMYEKLTGANAPYNQRFVTNGVACTTASVIAAALGFQDLDGLTDDDRAAIQKVHLLLVMYNAFQPGVFAISGWDLVGALPLPMSDVSELVADGDTRWIERGAYDLVSLNPDATLSSAGLPKARTLYGPVDEQLKHPESFASHLQRLLAVRQAYGIHRAHQLALPKVQHPALLVMVHDLPGGRGTQLTVLNFGPTPIDETFTLANVAPGPVVDMVKETLEGDLSENGELTIHLAGYEGLSLRIVSALPSMPPV
- the carA gene encoding glutamine-hydrolyzing carbamoyl-phosphate synthase small subunit translates to MTPSETSSAWPDHKPTALLVLADGTVLEGFGLGAEGQAVGEVCFNTAMTGYEEILTDPSYAGQLITFTFPHIGNVGTNDEDFETINMAATPGARGLILRSAITDPSNYRSSRHLDAWLKARGIVGISGIDTRALTALIRSKGMPNAVLVHARDSQFDLPGLKQEAREWPGLEGMDLVPMVTSSQRFTWDETPWEWEKGYGTQTAPEFHVVAIDYGIKRNILRLLAGEGCRITVVPATTSAEDIMALKPDGVFLSNGPGDPAETGKYAVPVIREVIESGLPTFGICLGHQMLGLAVGAKTKKMHQGHHGANHPVKDETTGKVEITSMNHGFAVDEATLPAGATQTHISLFDGSNCGIQLEGKPVFSVQYHPEASPGPRDSHYLFKRFAQLMREKKAS
- a CDS encoding Dps family protein; the protein is MSPAKNAKVAADLDTPSDLPQEATDKISKALNGLLADAFALYLKTKNFHWHISGRHFRDYHLMLDEQAAQIFATTDELAERVRKVGGTTIRSIGGIAKLQTIKDNDEAYVPPREMLRELMNDNKAMAAAMRKAHKIVDDVDDAASAGLLENFIDETERRTWFLFEASRQEGGNED